DNA sequence from the Rhizobium lusitanum genome:
GGATCTCCGCCTGCAGCTTGGCAATGATCTGCGGCGTGCCGTCGCGAACCCAATCGACCTTGATTTCAGGATTGGCGGCCATGAAGCCATCGACGGTCGCCTGCGCATCGGCATTCGGCTGGCTGGTATAAAGGACGAGGTCGGCAGCGATGGCCGAACCGGAGAAGAGAGCACCGGCCAAAAGGCCGGCGAAAGCGGAAACAAACGTCTTCATGGAGCGTCCTTGGCTGGAAGATCAGGCAGGTTCCTTAGACGTGTGGCTTAACATGATTGTGACAGTTCAATTTAGAGTGTCAGTACCGTTCATACTATCATTCGACCTTGACCATCGGCACCCCGCGCTATTTCCTAGCGCACGCATTTCAGATCTGATTTTTGGAGGATAAATCTATGGAATATCGTCTGCTGGGCCGTTCTGGCCTCAAGGTTTCCACCATCACCATGGGCACCATGACCTTCGGCGGCGTTGGCTGGGCGAAGACCGTCGGCGATCTCGGCGTCAGCGAGGCGAAGCGGCTTGTCGACATGTGCCTCGACGCCGGCGTCAACCTGCTCGACACGGCCGATGTCTACTCCCAAGGTGCTTCGGAGGAAATCCTTGGCGAGATCATCGGCGGACCGCGCAAGAACGGCGTGCTGATCGCCACCAAGGCCCGCTTCCCGATGGGCGATGGCGTCAATGATGCCGGCTCCTCGCGCCAACACCTGATCCAGGCCTGCGAAGCCAGCCTGAAGCGCATGAAGACTGATGTCATCGACCTCTATCAGCTGCATCAATGGGACGGCCAAACGCCGCTCGAAGAGACGATGGAGGCGCTCGACACGCTCGTCCGCCAGGGCAAGGTGCGCTATATCGGCTGCTCGAATTTCTCCGCCTGGCACATCATGAAGGCGCTCGGCGTCAGCGAGCACGACAAGTACCAGCGTTTCGTCAGCC
Encoded proteins:
- a CDS encoding aldo/keto reductase, producing MEYRLLGRSGLKVSTITMGTMTFGGVGWAKTVGDLGVSEAKRLVDMCLDAGVNLLDTADVYSQGASEEILGEIIGGPRKNGVLIATKARFPMGDGVNDAGSSRQHLIQACEASLKRMKTDVIDLYQLHQWDGQTPLEETMEALDTLVRQGKVRYIGCSNFSAWHIMKALGVSEHDKYQRFVSQQIHYTLEARDAEYELLPVSIDQGLGVLVWSPIAGGLLSGKHRRNQATPEGTRQFAGWTEPPIRDENRLWNIVDTLVNIADSRGVSAAQVALAWLIGRKGVTSVIIGGRTEAQFKDNLASAELKLTDEERKRLDDVSLLPLLYPYWHQRNTASDRLSEADLSLIAPHLAK